The stretch of DNA CCGGCATGGCACAGTCAAAGAGGGTGTCGGCGAGAGTTTGGAGACGGGTGCAGTATTCGGTGACGGACATGTCATTCTGGAAGAGGCCGTGGAATTCCTCCAAGGCGAGGATGCCCTGCTGGTTGCGGTTCGAGAGGAAGAGTTGGCGGATCGACGTCCAGAGAGTATACGCAGTGGGATTGCGGTGGTTCACGATGCCCCGGATTTGACCAGAGACCGTGCCGAGGAGCCAGCGGATGATGCACCAATCCACCTGCGTCCACTCGGTGTCCTTGAGACGAGTGCGAGCATCAACAGTGCCATCGACGTGGTCTTTGAGATTGTAGGACATGATCAGGGCATGGAAGAAGGAGTGCCATTGGGAGTAGTTGGGTGGCTGGAGCTCTAGCGTGATGGGGATTTGGGAGTGGATGTTcaggttgaggatgagggagaggttCACCgacggggaggcaggaggagggtcGCCGAAGGGGTTGGTGCCGGAGCCTCCGGAACCGAAGGGATTGGAGCCAGAGCCAGCCGAGGAGAGGTCCGAGAGATCCATGAGTAGGCGGAAGCGAGGAGGTCAAGGATCAGTGTAGTATCTGATACCATGTAGGAGAAGAAAGACAAGGATTGGGTCGAACACATCACTCTGTATTCATCCACACTCATATATACAGGTTACATCTCACGTACAGGAGCCCACTAACTAACTAACAAACTGACTAGCTAGTGCCTAGGAGCTAGGAGCATGCAGTGCATGCGATCGTGTTTGTTACAGCCGTTGAAGACGTGGGCGTAGACGTTGGAGAAGTGGGCGCATGAGGTGGAACTGCAAAGGCATTCCAACAAAAATTATGCCAGAAAGCACCGGAGCCCAACAAAAGGAAACGCTTTTTCTGGCGGCCCACAACGATCAACACCCAAGCCCGCGCCCCCTGATACCGAGCTTGCATCTAGCCTGGCTCATCTAGCTATCTAACGATGTCGCACAGATTGGATGCCGTTTTAGAATATATATTTTTCAGCCTTTTACCAGATGGATTAAAATCATCATTCCTAGCTATGAAAATCTCGCCTAGTGTGCCAAAAAAATATAGAGGAAAACGTCTATTCATTTTTCTATCTTTGTAGCGTCTGACAAATAAAACTAGAGAGCCAAATTTGAACACAGTTAGATTATCATGGAACCCAACACCATACGCATGAACTCACCTTCGAGTCCAGCCTGAGGTTGCCTCGCCACAAGCATCGTCTTTCAGATCGCTTCTTCCGAAAAGGTCTGCATTGTCGCCAACAAGCAAGCTCAACCCAGACATTTCTTTCCTTCCCGTAGATCCGCCCTCGCCACCCCACCCCCAGCGTATATGCAACATCCAACATATTGAATTCGTGCAATCTCATTGCACAGCCCGATGGCATCGATAACATGCAGACATGCCGCCATGTGTAGAAACTCCACTTTTATGACTTTCGGGCATTTTCATCCTTATTATCAGCATTACTTTGTAGCACAGATTTACGCTTCACAATCAATTTTGAGGCAAACTTACAAGAGAGGCATCTCGACTTCGgtaagttttttttttaaaaaaacttgatAACTTAAGGGCAAATCTGCAACTCTTCCAACGATCAAACAGTGGGAACAAAGAAATGTATCACTTGCCCACCAGTATACACTTAAATTGCACGATTGCAGGCAATTTCAATATCCAGTGCCAAAATCGTTCACGCCATGTCACATACTAGAAGGCAATCAGAAGATTCTGAACATCTAATAAAACATCGTCTGCACTAAATCGTCCCGTAAATATTCACAACCTACTATCTCTCAACAGATCTGTCCTCTGACAACCTACAGGAAAATGGGAGACGAACAAGCACCGTGAAGCTTTTCCTGTCTCTTTGTACAATGTGAATGGTCAAATGTGAcacatgacaggaaaataaagaaGACAAATAACACATACCACGCAAAAGAATACATGAGCACCACCTGTCTGTTTCTATACAAATGCACAAATGAATGAAACCCATAATTCCAACCCATCCAAACAAATGTCCATGTGGTACACAAGTATGATACTACTCATTGGTTAGCATCGATAGGTGCACCAGACCTTGCCTGCGATATCCGATTTGCGTAGATTGTTACTAGCCGCAGCTGTGTGCTACTAAGCCCCTCCAGGTATGGTACAAATGCTTTCCCTAGCATGATGTAGATATCCACCAAGCAGAATACAACAGTCTGCAAGTAAGTGTAAATGATATCAGATGTGGAACACCAATGATGTTTGCTAAATGTAAATTTGCCATAAATAGTCTAGAAAATAGATAATGTCAGGCACGGTTAATGTGCACTAACACGAGTAAAATGAAAATGACCTGCTAGAAATTTGAAACAGAGGATGCGCTAAAGCTGAAAACCACACGACCTGGCACTGAAATATCTGTAAGAAATAATAACAAATAGCATGACTGTTTTTCATGTTTAAACTTTAGGTTGATTGAGAGCTTCCACCCACCCCACATCTACTCTTAGAAACAGAGGTAGAGATTACAGTTGGCACATAAAACCCTGATCCTTTGATGCTGCCTACAATAATCGTAGCACCCCCAAGGTTTACGAGTCGACAAGTCGACGAGTCGTTCCGAGGTAGAGACTCATAGACTAATCGAGACTAGTCTAGACTAGTGCTAGACTAGTCGACATGGTACTGTAgtactcagctactaatacctagtggtagtatgtagtatatactaAGTTACTAACAGTACAGTATGCAATAAAACCAGCCACTGTCTAAATCATTGAGCTATGCAGTGTTCTGGGCCCAAGTGGGTATGGAATAGGACCAGCCACTGTCTAAATACTAGCCCAGCACCACGCATCACCCCCCAGCTGGCCCATTTGGGCCCAAATGGCCAGCCTACTTAGCCCCCAGCCACTGGAACCCTAGCTCCCGACCTCTCCAATCGCCGCCACCAGCGCCATCACGCACGAGAGCACGCGCGCACGCGACCCGCGCCTCCTGCCGCCTTCCGCCAGTCCCGGCCGCTGCCGCCGGCGAGCCCGCCGACCACCGCCATGCCTCCTcctttcctctcctctctctctctcttccttctcTCCCGTCTCAAGGCCGCGTGCCCCTACGGGTCACGGCCATGGCCGCCGCCTGAGCACGAGCTCCGGCCGGCCGCCGCACCTGGCTGCGCCATCCGCCGTCCCtgcggtgggtggcggcggcggcggcagggcagTGGGTGCTGGCGGCGCCTCGTCCCAGCTGAGGCAGCTCTCTTTTTTGAGTCGCTCGACTCATATATGTCGACTAGTCCATCCACGGCTCGACTCGTATTTGTAGTCTACACGAGAAAATGAGTCGACATCCACTCTGCGACTCGTAGACTAGTCAAGCGACTAGTCTAGACTAGTCGTTCGACTCGTAATCACTCACCCCTATCCCTAGTTTTTAGGTACTACCAGAAGCCCATATTGCTGGTGGGACAAGAAGCCATCTTTTTAGACTGCTCTCTTAGGTTCTTCACTAGACCTAATACTAATACTCCTTAACACGCATAAGCTTCAAGGTCCCCTAGTCAAGGAACTAGCTCGCCAGCGAAAAAAGGTCATTCATCAGCAGAACAGGCAAAATACCTTGCGAATATCTGGACTCTGGTTATTGAAAGCATCAAAAAGTGCTGGTAAAAATGAAGGGAGTTGAGCCACCAATTCCTCTTGTGAAAGCCGCCCAACAAGCTGCATGTTTACCAGGAGAATACCAACAGTCAATCATTGTTTCTCAGGATATATTGCTATAGTTAACAAGAATAAAAATTAGTGAACGACTCTAGAAACAAATAACAGAGTTATCAGAAAATCCTTTCTGTACAAAATATATCCTCGCCAACAGAtctagcaatggtgctaaaatggaATAATTGTCTGAATACTGGTGTTCACAAGGGTTATCGGATCAATAGTCAGAAAGGATGGTCCTGGTGAGTGCTGACTACAAACCTACAATCTAAGAATTTGCCAGATGAACCAGAACCATCAGTCATCAGATCAATAGTCATCAAGCCATGACGGGCCATCAGATCAATAGTCGTCAAGCCAAGATGGGCCGGATGAACCAGAACCATTCCATCAGCTAATGGAACTTCTGAATAGTGCACTTGCAAATGATTCTTCAAATTAAAAAGAGAAACATATTGTTCTCTTGGCCAATTATAATGTGAAACTAACCTACCTTTGTCAAACAGTTGATACACATGACAAGTGTCTTCTCATCATCAGTAACTAGCAAGGGCACAATAACCTGCAGTACAAGCGAAAAAACATATACAGTAGTATAAGTTGCTAGCTACAAAAAACTATAAGCAAAGATAATAGTACTGAAGTAATATCATTAGTAAAAGGATTACAGCACTGGACATACAGCAAGGCATCTAAATGGATCATATTTTGCCAACACGACATTTAAGCACTGGTTTGCTTCATTTGAAATCTGCACCAACATTAAGAAAATATCAGCACAGCAGAAACAAGACCAAACCTCTTAAACTAAGGAAAATATACCTTTGCCACAACATCTTTGGTCATCTGCACCAGCTTTTCAAGGATAATCTCTATGGATTCTTCCATTTGATCTTTCTGAGAATAAATAGAAAATGTTAATCAACAATACTACCTACTTCTACATAAATGCATGGTTTGTGAGTACCAGACCTGATTGCGGAGCATCTCAGCAACTAGCGATAGAGAAAGCTCCCTGACAGAAGAATCAGAGTCATCCCATACCTCAAGGATAGTTGTTAAAATCTGATTGAAATACTATTTAGAGGAGGGGCTAGTATTAGCATACAAATATTATGTGTTGAATGATAAAATATTTAAATGACACGAAGTAACATAACAGATGGAGAGGAATGGATAATGACTACTTTTTGTGGAAAAATAATTGAGGGACGCCAATTTAAATGATTGTTTAGACAGAAACCAAATGTCACTTTTCTCTGTTGTTGAAAATAGCGAAGCATTCTTCATCTACCGAAACCATCTCATCAAGAACCAACTATCAATTAGTTGAATTGtattacctccgtcccaaaattcttggatTAGATGCATCCTTAGTTGGTGCAGAGGCtggggaagtgaaattctcccccaTTTTAAGGGAACAGAAACGGAGCCGCGTCACCGCCCGCCCCCAACCACCCCTCCTCCACCCTCCTCCGCCTTGCCGCCGCGGCGGCGGGGGGGTGtcccctcctccttccctcccccTGCTCCCAGCGCGCACTCCCGCACATCGGTGACCCTTGCGGCTCACGAGGCGAACCCCACCACCGccccaaccacccctctccacgctcctctgcctcgccgccgccgtctNNNNNNNNNNNNNNNNNNNNNNNNNNNNNNNNNNNNNNNNNNNNNNNNNNNNNNNNNNNNNNNNNNNNNNNNNNNNNNNNNNNNNNNNNNNNNNNNNNNNNNNNNNNNNNNNNNNNNNNNNNNNNNNNNNNNNNNNNNNNNNNNNNNNNNNNNNNNNNNNNNNNNNNNNNNNNNNNNNNNNNNNNNNNNNNNNNNNNNNNNNNNNNNNNNNNNNNNNNNNNNNNNNNNNNNNNNNNNNNNNNNNNNNNNNNNNNNNNNNNNNNNNNNNNNNNNNNNNNNNNNNNNNNNNNNNNNNNNNNNNNNNNNNNNNNNNNNNNNNNNTGGCACGGCCATCGGCGGACGCGGGGGTGGTGCGGCATGCGGCCACCGAGCCCTGCTGGTGTGGCTCCTCGCGTATGGGCCGGTGGTTGTGGATGCCTGGATGGTGTTCCTTGCTGCCGCTGGATCTGGCTGGTGATCGTGGATGGGGTTCCTGGCCGCCGCTGGATTTGGCAGGGTTCAGTGGATTCGGGGCATGGCCCTCCTCTCATCGATGGCCCTTGTGGCTGATATTTTGGTCGCCCTGCAACTCAGATCTCGGTCGTGGGTCTCCTTCATGTGGTGAAAGGTGCAAACTTTGGGTAGCTGTGGGTGTCGGAGTTGCGCTAGTGCGGCAGCAGGGGCGGCCAGCTGCGTGCTCGCGGTCCACCGCCTGGTGGTGGTGGGTGAGGGTGGATCTCCTCCGTCACCGGAGCGGCGGCTCCGGATGGTGGGCGTGGCGGCATCATTCTGGTGGGTGCCGTTGCGCAGGTGCTCATGTGTTCCCTCAGCTGTTTGGGCGGCGAGGTGGCTCACTCTAGAGGCGTCCGTCGTGCGTGTATGGTCTCCGTTACTTCCCCGCTCTGTTTCGGTCGTCGTCTGCAGCTCTCCTTGGTCGACCATGGCGGATGGATCTCGGTGGTGCTGGTCATGTCCCGGGCGAAATCTTTGCCTGACGTTGTCAGTGCCAATGATAGTGCCGCTCTTGTGCGTCGTTTCCCTCCATGGAGGTGTCATTGTGGGTGGCCCTCACCACCAGGCTCTAGGTGAAAACCCTTGTCTGGCATGTTCTAGACCAGACGGCGGCGGCGCCCGGTGTCGTCCCCTCCTTGGAGGCTCCGTTTTGCGAACAGGGTTCCGTTTTTCTGGTCTCTGGGTGAGTTCATGGATGACAGCTTCTTCTCTTCGTGTGACGGTTCCATGCTTCGACGGTGGTGCTCTCTTGACGAGCTAGGTCCGGCGAGGTGGTTGTGTTCGAAGGTCTCCTTTTGGGGTCTTGGCGTCAAGGTCCAGCTGCGCTCTAGGGAGTTGAGCATTCCAACATCCGACGGTGCGGCACCCTTCGAGCCAGGGCGAGGAGCAGGGGGCTCCTTTCGGTGTTGGAACAGGTTGGTGCTGTTGCGTCGGGCATCCAGGCGATGGCAAAGACATAGCCTCCATCAACGGTTGGCATCCTTTGCGAGGTGGCCTCCTTCTCAGCTGCGATCCTTCGATCATGTTTGAGGGCCccaatgccttgttgtatttgctttTGGGCTTTGTTGCTGCTCCTAGGCACCCCTGTATCACGTTGTAGTTTGTTCTTTGCGTTTTTTCTGTTGTTGTGGTGTTGTGTTGTATCGTTGGTTATAAGGGCTTCATTAATTTAAAGCCGGGCGCCAGCCTcttttctaaaaataaaaataaaaatcttgtcttagatttgtctagatacggatgtatctaacactaaaacatgactagatacatccatatctaagacaagaattttgagacggagggtgTATTAGAAAGGGGGTATTTTCTAAACATAGCAGTACTACCCTATTAGTCTAATGAAAAGCTAATGCTGAGTCACTACAGATAGACAAGATAAAAGGGAAATAATGCATTCTCTTTTGGCAAATGCATTTCCCTCCTTCCCAGACAGCACTCCAGAAATCCTTAACACCAGATGGAAAAAAGGTCATAAGATTGAATGAACTTGAACACAatgaaagactgaagaggaatCTAAACTAAgtaaacacacacaaaaaaaagcaGCAAGAATATAAGTTTTTcgttaaataataaaataaaatgggaATTTAAATGGTAAGGTTACAGACCTTTGTCCATATAGAGTTATCATTGTTCGCAGATGCTTGCAGCAACTGCTGCAATGCGTCCTGCTTGTCTTGGGATGAAACTTCACCATCATTACTTATTATCTGAGAAGGTACAAAGCCATATAATCGTGATGTTATTTAGGATAATGAAAAGAAAAGGCAACACATATCAGAATTGCAATTGGAGCCAACAAAGATGGAGTAAAAAACAAGGATATATCAGAAGTACCCGATGAAGAAGTTGTGGTACGCTGGGGCCGTCAGTTGTATGCGAGACAACCTTCACAGAACTAAGGTCAACAAATTGATCCATGTCCTGTATATTTTTCCCGACAGTTGTAACAGCCGCATTATTATGTCCATCAGAAACACGACGGACAAAATCCAGGCGAGGGGTGCCAACAGAATTTTCATCATCAATGGTGGCATCTGATTTTTCAGGATAATCTGCCCACGAGCGTGCAGCTTCTACAACTGAGCGAGCATTGCTCTTTGATTCCCGACTTGCTGTAAAAATATCAGCTTCAGAAGAAGGCTCAAAACATTGATTGGCATGATCAGTGAGGGCATCAGAGGTTGTTCGACCAGTAAGAAATGTGGATTCTTGAACTGTATGCATCCTCTTCCCAGATTCATTGTCAAAGGAACTAGCAGAGACCCTTCCAAATGGATAGCTATTCCTTGATGTCGGATTATAACCATCTTCAGAAGTTCCAAAATCAATCTGTTCATATTCATAAGACTTGGGACGTGAACGCTCTTTCTTGCTCTGCAAGTAGTTTACCAGATCGACCTCAATACGAGGAGTATATTGCTTGAGCGAGCGCCTCACAAGGTTTTGTTCTTCAATTGACAAATTAAGAATAAAGTTTAGGACTGCTATTGAATCAAAATGAGAATAAACTGATATGATTCCTTTAATGGACGTTTCCTTTAACTTTGCATTCTTTTCATGCATTAAAGGTGCTAGTTTCGAAAGCCAGAGCTTAAGAAAGCCGCTGTTACTGTAACCTTCAGAGTCTACCTTGTACTTGCTGAATGACTTATTAGCGAACTCAAGAACAGCCAGTTTGGCCTTTGGAGACCTTTGTTCATCCAGTGAACGTACTATTGCAGGTAACAATGTGTCAACAGCATATGTTCGGCCAACAACTTCCAAGGTTGATGAACATGGCTTAGAAACCAACTCCTTTGGATCAATAAGTCTTGAAAAGACATATGGTAAAATTCTTTCAACATAGCTCTCAAATGGCTTCTTGCATGCTGGAATAATATCTGCAAGTGTGGAGAAAGCTGCCTGTGCAACTTTATGATGAGGATCATCCAAATAACGAAAAAATAGCTTCATGACCTTTTCAAAGTTCTGAGTAATTTCTTGAATGCCTTTCTGTCCTAGTTGCAATAATGTCTGAACAAAATTAAAAGCTGCAACTCTTGCTACCCAGTCTGAACTTGGACTAAGACCCTCAGAGAGGGCTTCATTTAGTGATGCTGGGCCATCTGTATATCCAGACATCTCATTCGATGGGACATGGCCATCATCAAAACTGTGTCTGACACCCACAGAAACCCTTGATGCCACTTGCTTCCTAAGCGGCCTTTGGAAGTGTGGAACATGGTTGTTTTGCGAATTTCTGTAACTGGCATCCCTATAAGCCATATCAGTGAAGTGCTTGTCCGTATGCATCTGTGGCGATCGCCTGTTAGGCCTTGGCCATGTATCATTACTCTCATCCATAATGCTATCATCTTGAGATCTCCCTGAAGATCTTCTTAAATAAGGCACTGACAAATCCGACATGGGTTCAGATGATAGATTACGCGAATATGGTGACCTCGATCGCTCTTTGGTGTCTACCTGAGGCATGGCATCTACCAAACGTGAACCACCATTTCTTCTGATACTTATGCTAGGGAGGGATGAGTCCAACAATGCAGAACTCTGCAAAGAAAGGTGA from Triticum dicoccoides isolate Atlit2015 ecotype Zavitan chromosome 6A, WEW_v2.0, whole genome shotgun sequence encodes:
- the LOC119317124 gene encoding CLIP-associated protein-like isoform X2 — protein: MEAALEAARSKDTKERLAGVERLHEALEAAARRGLTAAEVTALVDTCMDLTRDANFRVAQGGLHALSAAAVLAGDHFKIHLNALVPAAVERLGDGKQPVRDASRQLLVTLMEVSSPTIIVERAGSYAWTHKNWRVREEFVRTLATAVGLFASTELLLQRVFLSPVLQLLNDLNQSVREAAISCIQEMYKNMGSQFHEELQRHNLPSYMLKEINSRLDKIEPKVPSSDGARTQYRAMERSVSAHPKRGSPRKKNTSRESTLFGGDTDITEKPVEPIRVHSEKELFREIEKIASALNPEKDWSIRIAAMQRIEALVYGGAIDYPSFFMLLKQLVHPLSSQLADRRSSIVKQACHLLNVLSKELLSDFEACAEIFIPALFKLVVITVLVIAESSDNCVKTILRNCKVSRIVPLIADTAKNDRSAILRARCCEYALLILEYWADAPEIQRSADLYEDLIKCCVADAMSEVRATARSCYRMFIKTWPERSRRLFMSFDPAIQRIINDEDGGMHKRYPSSLHEKGAQLSRSSSHASGTHLTGYGTSSIVAMDKGAAISSESSLSSSMLLSQSKATGRHAERSIESVLSSSKQKVSAIESLLKGVGISGRQNFSAVRSTSLDLGVDPPSSRDPHIPLAAPASDHLSLQSSALLDSSLPSISIRRNGGSRLVDAMPQVDTKERSRSPYSRNLSSEPMSDLSVPYLRRSSGRSQDDSIMDESNDTWPRPNRRSPQMHTDKHFTDMAYRDASYRNSQNNHVPHFQRPLRKQVASRVSVGVRHSFDDGHVPSNEMSGYTDGPASLNEALSEGLSPSSDWVARVAAFNFVQTLLQLGQKGIQEITQNFEKVMKLFFRYLDDPHHKVAQAAFSTLADIIPACKKPFESYVERILPYVFSRLIDPKELVSKPCSSTLEVVGRTYAVDTLLPAIVRSLDEQRSPKAKLAVLEFANKSFSKYKVDSEGYSNSGFLKLWLSKLAPLMHEKNAKLKETSIKGIISVYSHFDSIAVLNFILNLSIEEQNLVRRSLKQYTPRIEVDLVNYLQSKKERSRPKSYEYEQIDFGTSEDGYNPTSRNSYPFGRVSASSFDNESGKRMHTVQESTFLTGRTTSDALTDHANQCFEPSSEADIFTASRESKSNARSVVEAARSWADYPEKSDATIDDENSVGTPRLDFVRRVSDGHNNAAVTTVGKNIQDMDQFVDLSSVKVVSHTTDGPSVPQLLHRIISNDGEVSSQDKQDALQQLLQASANNDNSIWTKYFNQILTTILEVWDDSDSSVRELSLSLVAEMLRNQKDQMEESIEIILEKLVQMTKDVVAKISNEANQCLNVVLAKYDPFRCLAVIVPLLVTDDEKTLVMCINCLTKLVGRLSQEELVAQLPSFLPALFDAFNNQSPDIRKIFQCQVVWFSALAHPLFQISSRLLYSAWWISTSC
- the LOC119317124 gene encoding CLIP-associated protein-like isoform X1 is translated as MEAALEAARSKDTKERLAGVERLHEALEAAARRGLTAAEVTALVDTCMDLTRDANFRVAQGGLHALSAAAVLAGDHFKIHLNALVPAAVERLGDGKQPVRDASRQLLVTLMEVSSPTIIVERAGSYAWTHKNWRVREEFVRTLATAVGLFASTELLLQRVFLSPVLQLLNDLNQSVREAAISCIQEMYKNMGSQFHEELQRHNLPSYMLKEINSRLDKIEPKVPSSDGARTQYRAMERSVSAHPKRGSPRKKNTSRESTLFGGDTDITEKPVEPIRVHSEKELFREIEKIASALNPEKDWSIRIAAMQRIEALVYGGAIDYPSFFMLLKQLVHPLSSQLADRRSSIVKQACHLLNVLSKELLSDFEACAEIFIPALFKLVVITVLVIAESSDNCVKTILRNCKVSRIVPLIADTAKNDRSAILRARCCEYALLILEYWADAPEIQRSADLYEDLIKCCVADAMSEVRATARSCYRMFIKTWPERSRRLFMSFDPAIQRIINDEDGGMHKRYPSSLHEKGAQLSRSSSHASGTHLTGYGTSSIVAMDKGAAISSESSLSSSMLLSQSKATGRHAERSIESVLSSSKQKVSAIESLLKGVGISGRQNFSAVRSTSLDLGVDPPSSRDPHIPLAAPASDHLSLQSSALLDSSLPSISIRRNGGSRLVDAMPQVDTKERSRSPYSRNLSSEPMSDLSVPYLRRSSGRSQDDSIMDESNDTWPRPNRRSPQMHTDKHFTDMAYRDASYRNSQNNHVPHFQRPLRKQVASRVSVGVRHSFDDGHVPSNEMSGYTDGPASLNEALSEGLSPSSDWVARVAAFNFVQTLLQLGQKGIQEITQNFEKVMKLFFRYLDDPHHKVAQAAFSTLADIIPACKKPFESYVERILPYVFSRLIDPKELVSKPCSSTLEVVGRTYAVDTLLPAIVRSLDEQRSPKAKLAVLEFANKSFSKYKVDSEGYSNSGFLKLWLSKLAPLMHEKNAKLKETSIKGIISVYSHFDSIAVLNFILNLSIEEQNLVRRSLKQYTPRIEVDLVNYLQSKKERSRPKSYEYEQIDFGTSEDGYNPTSRNSYPFGRVSASSFDNESGKRMHTVQESTFLTGRTTSDALTDHANQCFEPSSEADIFTASRESKSNARSVVEAARSWADYPEKSDATIDDENSVGTPRLDFVRRVSDGHNNAAVTTVGKNIQDMDQFVDLSSVKVVSHTTDGPSVPQLLHRIISNDGEVSSQDKQDALQQLLQASANNDNSIWTKYFNQILTTILEVWDDSDSSVRELSLSLVAEMLRNQKDQMEESIEIILEKLVQMTKDVVAKISNEANQCLNVVLAKYDPFRCLAVIVPLLVTDDEKTLVMCINCLTKLVGRLSQEELVAQLPSFLPALFDAFNNQSPDIRKTVVFCLVDIYIMLGKAFVPYLEGLSSTQLRLVTIYANRISQARSGAPIDANQ